The stretch of DNA GTTGGTGTAGGTGGGCCTCTCGATGTCCAGGTTGCGGCGGCAGATGTCATAGATGGCCTCGTTGTCCACCATGAAGGCACAGTCAGAGTGCTCCAGGGTGGTGTGGGTGGTGAGGATGGAGTTGTAGGGCTCCACCACGGCCGTGGAGACCTGTGGGGCCGGGTAGATGGAGAACTCCAGCTTGGACTTTTTGCCGTAGTCGACGGACAGGCGCTCcatgagcagggaggtgaagcCGGAGCCGGTGCCACCCCCAAAGCTGTGGAAGACCAGGAagccctgcagccctgtgcACTGGTCAGCCTGTTGGGAGAGTCCCCAGCGGGGACCGGAGCAGGTCAGCCATGGCTTCACCGCCTTGTCCTCATCAGGATGGGTGCAGCTAGAGCCACCGGTCCCACGCAAGCCCATGGGCAGCCAGCTCAGCCTTTGATGTGCCGGGAGCTCCCCGAGCAGAGCCAGCGGCACAGCAGGTCCAGCCAGCCCTGGCGCCAGCCCCAGCGTGGGAACCTGAGGTTCAAAGAGCTCGGGCAGCCGCACCAGTCAAACCAGCAGTGAGTGCTGCACAAGCACCAGAACTAGGGCTGCGCagcacacccacccccccccaccccccaccccccccccccgggcatgGGGCttcccatcctcctccccagAGCGGGGCTTGGCACCCTGCTGAGACAGGGCTGTGCCACCCCTGCGGCAGGCATGTCCCCTGTGGGCATTGGGGACAGCCCAGACCTGACACTCACACCGCAGGGCAGCAGATCTctcctggggcagccccacCTTCTATCCTTGAACTGATGCAGGCCAGAGTGCTGATGGGGTGAGAAGGACCTGCTGATCACCTCCCCAGGGACACTAGCTTCCCTttgtccccagccagcccctggGGATGGACCCATCCTGTGAGACCTCCTGTGGAACGCTCACCAGCTTGCGGATGCGGTCAAGGACCAAGTCAATGATCTCCTTCCCAATGGTGTAGTGCCCACGGGCGTAGTTGTTGGCCGCATCTTCCTTGCCCGTGATCAGCTGCTCAGGGTGGAAGAGCTGCCGGTAAGTCCCTGTGCGCACCTCATCTGTGGGGAGAGCCCGTTAGCAACCAGCAGCCATTAACAccggcccccccctcccccctgcagcctccccggCCCTCCCCCGCGCTCACCGATCACTGTGGGCTCCAGGTCCACAAAGACGGCCCGGGGCACATGCTTGCCGGCCCCCGTCTCGCTGAAGAAGGTGTTGAAGGAGTCGTCCCCCCCACCGATGGTCTTGTCGCTGGGCATCTGCCCGTCGGGCTGGATGCCGTGCTCCAGGCagtacagctcccagcaggCATTGCCGATCTGCACACCCGCTTGGCCCACGTGGATGGAGATGCACTCACGCTgcggggggcacagggggaatCAAGCTCAGCTGGGGGCAGCCCCCACCCAAACACCAGTTGTGCCCCGGCTCAGCCAGCCAGAGCCGTTCACATCCCCCCACTGCCCCAGTCAGGAGTTGGGGTTCCCCAGGGTTATCCCCAGTCCCCTCCATTCCTGGTCCCCACCACCTAGGGCCCCttcagccccctccccgcagggCTGCCCGTCACCACCACCCCCAGTTTGGGTGCACCCCCAGGCCCCACAGACGCAGGAATCCCCCTGTTTCTCCACCAGACCTTGCACAACCCTGGGCTGTCCCGGCCCCGTcgccagcccctgcccttccctgtcAGCCGCCAGCTGCCGCGGCACCAGCCCTGACCCACGGGGATGGGCACCCGGCCGGCAGAACCCCCCCCACGGCCGGCAGCCGGCTCCGCTCAGGGCAAGTGCAACCTCCGGGGACCGGGAGTTTCGCCTGTCCCGTCGGCTGCTGGTCGCGCCCGGGGCAGGGTGAGAGCGGGGGCTGCCCCCGCCATCGCCCTACGTGCTGTGACTCGCTCCCACCAGTGCTCCCGGTGAGGGAGAAGAGGGCATTCCCAGGGAGAGGGCGGCAGGAGAGTCCCCCCAAGCAACCCCGCACCCCCCTCGGAGCAGGGTCCCCTAGCTGCTCAGGGAGCTCcaggggcggccgggggggtTGTGGGGACATACCCAGGACCTGTATGGGAGAACAGGCCACACACTGCACCCCCTGAGGGACACGGAGCCCAGGGAGGGGATGAGCAGAGCCCCGAGAGTAGGAGCACCCAGGGCAGCGAGCCCCGGCCAGGGGTCCATGgctccagccccccccgccccacagtGGGGGCACACAGgacccccacatccccccacaTCAGGGCCTGCCCTGGGGCATGCAAGTGCTCGGCAGCCCCACGGGGTGTCCTGGACACGCGAGGAGCCTTCACCTCCCGGCCCGCAGTCCCACGTGCTGTCCTAGACACGGGAGGacccagcccccccctcccctcagcaCCACGCGCTacccccgggggggggtccccacgccccccgggctgccccggccTACGTGATGTCCCCacgcccccggcccggccctcaCCATGGCCGCTCACTGTCCGAACCGCTACGGAACCACCAATGAGGAGGGCGAGGGGCGCCCGGTGGGGCCCCCCCGCTTAGATATACCATGGGGGCGGGGACTCCGCTGGGGCGGGGCATGATGGGCGGGGCGTTTGCTTTCCCCGCCCCTCCGGTCCCCGCTGCCACACCAGCCACGCCCTCGCTGCACGTCATGCCCTCACCGCCCCGCCTCGATTCCGATTGGCCGGTTCGAAAGTCGGCGAGGGTGCGTAGGCGGTGACGT from Grus americana isolate bGruAme1 unplaced genomic scaffold, bGruAme1.mat H_81, whole genome shotgun sequence encodes:
- the LOC129200375 gene encoding tubulin alpha-1B chain-like, encoding MRECISIHVGQAGVQIGNACWELYCLEHGIQPDGQMPSDKTIGGGDDSFNTFFSETGAGKHVPRAVFVDLEPTVIDEVRTGTYRQLFHPEQLITGKEDAANNYARGHYTIGKEIIDLVLDRIRKLADQCTGLQGFLVFHSFGGGTGSGFTSLLMERLSVDYGKKSKLEFSIYPAPQVSTAVVEPYNSILTTHTTLEHSDCAFMVDNEAIYDICRRNLDIERPTYTNLNRLISQIVSSITASLRFDGALNVDLTEFQTNLVPYPRIHFPLATYAPVISAEKAYHEQLTVAEITNACFEPANQMVKCDPRHGKYMACCLLYRGDVVPKDVNAAIATIKTKRSIQFVDWCPTGFKVGINYQPPTVVPGGDLAKVQRAVCMLSNTTAIAEAWARLDHKFDLMYAKRAFVHWYVGEGMEEGEFSEAREDMAALEKDYEEVGADSVEGEEEEY